In a genomic window of Urocitellus parryii isolate mUroPar1 chromosome 2, mUroPar1.hap1, whole genome shotgun sequence:
- the LOC113198388 gene encoding olfactory receptor 5H17-like, with product MEKDNATLLTEFVLRGLTQKPQWKLPLFLLFLAVYLMTLVGNLGLISLIWNDPQLHIPMYLFLGNLAFVDTWLSSTVTPKMLMNFLDKSKMISLPQCMIQFFSFAISVTTECFLLAAMAYDRYVAICQPLLYPVIMTNILCFRLLVLSFIGGLLHAIIHESFLFRLTFCNSNIVHHFYCDVIPLLKISCTDPSLNYLIIFIFSGSIQVFSIVTILISYTLVLFTILRKKSEKGMRKAFSTCGAHLFSVTLYYVPLLFMYVHPASSQADDQDMIFSLFYTVIIPVLNPMIYSLRNKQVIDSLKKMLKRNI from the coding sequence ATGGAAAAGGACAATGCAACTTTGCTGACAGAGTTTGTTCTCAGAGGACTGACACAAAAACCACAGTGGAAACTCCCCCTGTTCCTACTGTTCTTGGCAGTATACCTTATGACACTTGTGGGAAACCTTGGTCTGATTTCTCTGATCTGGAATGACCCTCAGCTTCACATCCCCATGTACCTTTTCCTTGGGAATTTAGCATTTGTGGATACTTGGTTGTCATCAACAGTGACCCCAAAGATGCTGATGAACTTCTTAGACAAGAGCAAGATGATCTCTCTCCCTCAGTGCAtgatacaatttttttcctttgcaattaGTGTGACCACCGAATGCTTTCTCCTGGCAGCAATGGCTTATGACCGCTATGTAGCCATATGTCAACCTTTACTGTATCCTGTGATTATGACCAATATACTCTGCTTCCGGCTACTGGTTTTATCATTTATAGGTGGATTGCTTCATGCTATAATTCATGAAAGCTTTTTATTCAGATTAACCTTTTGTAATTCCAACATAGTACATCACTTTTATTGTGATGTTATACCATTGTTAAAGATTTCCTGTACTGATCCTTCTCTTAAttatctaataatttttattttctctggctCAATACAAGTATTTAGCATTGTGactattcttatttcttatacACTAGTTCTCTttacaattttaagaaagaagtCTGAAAAAGGCATGAggaaagccttctccacctgtggagCCCATCTCTTTTCTGTGACTTTATATTACGTCCCCCTTCTCTTCATGTATGTGCATCCTGCATCTTCACAAGCAGATGACCAAGATATGatcttttctctgttttacaCTGTCATAATTCCTGTGTTAAACCCCATGATATACAGCCTTAGAAACAAACAGGTCATAGATTCCctgaaaaaaatgctgaaaagaaatatttag